From the genome of Blautia pseudococcoides, one region includes:
- a CDS encoding alanine/glycine:cation symporter family protein — protein sequence MEAVFEGINSVFGFIGPLSDFLWDFPTNFAWYADIPILGSFSFAIILLLGSGIFFSFKLGFMQVTHFKKAIKILTEKRSVETGISPLAAFFLSSAMRVGPGNIIGVTGAIAVGGPGALFWMWVSAFFGMAVAYMEGVLAQIFKEKKEEEFVGGLPFYGRKLLGNKVWVGIFLSVLYILYALCCLPAQGFNVVSSVGRMAEIVTSSTIQTDSVFYYLVGAGIIILTAVIAFGGIRKVTKWTDKMVPVMAVLYIVVVLLLVVMNFKTIPYFFRAVFTGAFKPDAFFGGVFGTVLAQGVKRGLMSNEAGQGTITMSAAAADAKHPCEQGMIASIGVFLDTIVICTLTGFVVVMAHCWTGAGADTWAALDKLPKFTGSIAVLTPGTAMNAVMTFLVTLCFCLFAFTCLIGMISFSEIAANRIRKDKICINTVRCVALFVAAFGILCNIAGLELGNLWAFSDLGNILIVYFNVPIVYVGARYVFRATRHYKKHDGTPFTSKVIGRDDCQYWDKKAENKNKN from the coding sequence ATGGAAGCTGTATTTGAAGGGATCAACAGTGTTTTCGGGTTTATCGGACCACTGTCTGATTTTTTGTGGGACTTTCCCACGAATTTTGCGTGGTATGCGGACATTCCCATTCTGGGCAGTTTTTCGTTCGCCATAATCCTGCTTTTAGGGTCCGGGATTTTTTTTAGTTTTAAGCTGGGATTTATGCAGGTGACACATTTTAAAAAGGCGATCAAAATTCTGACAGAGAAACGTTCCGTGGAGACAGGCATATCACCGCTGGCGGCATTTTTCCTCAGTTCGGCCATGCGTGTGGGACCGGGCAACATTATAGGTGTGACCGGAGCTATCGCTGTGGGCGGGCCGGGAGCGCTGTTCTGGATGTGGGTATCCGCCTTTTTCGGAATGGCAGTAGCCTATATGGAGGGTGTGCTGGCACAGATCTTCAAGGAGAAAAAAGAAGAAGAGTTTGTGGGGGGCCTGCCTTTCTATGGAAGAAAACTGCTGGGGAATAAAGTCTGGGTGGGTATCTTTCTGTCAGTGCTGTATATACTTTACGCGCTCTGCTGCCTTCCGGCCCAGGGGTTCAATGTGGTGTCCTCTGTTGGGCGTATGGCGGAGATCGTGACAAGTTCCACGATTCAGACAGATTCTGTATTTTACTATTTGGTAGGCGCGGGCATTATTATCCTGACGGCTGTCATTGCCTTCGGCGGTATCAGAAAAGTGACAAAATGGACCGACAAAATGGTGCCGGTCATGGCTGTATTATATATTGTAGTGGTGCTGCTCCTGGTTGTGATGAACTTTAAGACCATTCCTTATTTCTTCCGGGCTGTATTTACCGGCGCTTTCAAGCCGGATGCATTTTTCGGCGGAGTATTCGGAACTGTTCTGGCCCAGGGTGTGAAGCGCGGGCTTATGTCCAATGAGGCAGGGCAGGGTACCATCACTATGTCAGCGGCAGCAGCGGACGCAAAACATCCCTGCGAGCAGGGTATGATCGCCTCCATCGGTGTTTTTCTGGACACCATTGTCATCTGTACCCTGACCGGATTTGTAGTCGTTATGGCTCACTGCTGGACAGGAGCAGGGGCGGACACCTGGGCAGCCCTTGACAAGCTTCCGAAATTCACGGGATCCATTGCAGTGCTGACACCGGGAACGGCTATGAACGCTGTGATGACTTTTCTTGTGACATTGTGTTTCTGTCTGTTCGCGTTTACCTGTCTGATTGGAATGATCAGTTTTTCTGAAATAGCGGCGAACAGGATCAGGAAAGATAAAATCTGCATCAATACTGTGCGCTGTGTTGCGCTTTTTGTGGCGGCATTCGGAATCCTCTGCAATATTGCAGGGCTGGAACTGGGCAATCTGTGGGCGTTCTCGGATCTGGGAAATATCCTGATCGTGTATTTCAATGTTCCCATTGTATATGTTGGGGCCAGATATGTATTCCGGGCAACCAGGCATTATAAGAAGCATGACGGCACACCCTTTACTTCAAAGGTTATCGGCAGGGATGACTGCCAGTATTGGGATAAGAAAGCAGAGAACAAAAATAAAAATTAG
- a CDS encoding 4Fe-4S binding protein: MKEIYRKAMEIWEVPEAFYEAALPMYREYEAALAVSFGRDPIPGREICRLLEEWGNADAECLLFESYQRNVLEKCEGGCSGEMCYRMTDFYSRYPYFAQYEPEAYAEFSQETVDSLNEWDLKVYMDRTAQAALAIAAGKDVPMHQTQYLTLQESFDMMDTLGEALIILPCNCKAMGRCTEKPVNVCINKLEKGPNTPYDRKLGTILTLEETKKLIRRINKKGLMQSGENNVLCNCDGVYCYPTKMARILGTRLHYPTSHYETLWDENLCVRCGKCTKICNFEAFYKDQAGKVKFDPEKCWGCTICSANCPKGAISLKKRVTEPGSNLTENR, translated from the coding sequence ATGAAGGAAATTTACAGAAAAGCAATGGAGATATGGGAAGTGCCGGAAGCGTTTTATGAGGCGGCACTGCCCATGTACCGTGAGTATGAGGCTGCGCTTGCCGTCAGCTTCGGAAGAGATCCCATACCCGGCCGGGAAATATGCCGTCTGCTTGAAGAATGGGGAAATGCGGATGCAGAGTGCCTTCTTTTTGAAAGCTACCAGAGAAATGTGCTGGAAAAATGTGAGGGTGGCTGCAGTGGAGAAATGTGTTACAGAATGACAGATTTCTATTCCCGCTATCCGTATTTTGCCCAGTATGAACCGGAAGCCTATGCGGAATTTTCTCAGGAGACAGTGGACAGCTTAAATGAATGGGATTTGAAAGTATACATGGACCGCACAGCCCAGGCAGCCCTTGCCATAGCTGCCGGCAAAGATGTGCCCATGCACCAGACCCAGTATTTGACCCTGCAGGAGTCCTTTGATATGATGGACACACTGGGGGAGGCGCTTATAATTCTGCCCTGCAACTGCAAAGCCATGGGCAGATGTACCGAAAAGCCTGTGAATGTGTGTATAAACAAGCTGGAAAAAGGACCAAACACGCCGTATGACAGGAAACTTGGAACCATCCTCACGCTGGAGGAGACGAAAAAACTGATCCGCCGGATCAATAAAAAAGGGCTTATGCAGTCAGGGGAAAATAATGTGCTGTGCAACTGTGACGGTGTTTACTGTTATCCCACCAAAATGGCCAGGATACTGGGAACCAGGCTTCATTATCCAACCTCACACTACGAGACTTTGTGGGATGAAAATCTCTGTGTCCGGTGCGGGAAATGTACGAAAATCTGTAATTTCGAGGCCTTCTACAAGGACCAGGCAGGTAAGGTGAAGTTCGATCCTGAGAAATGCTGGGGCTGTACCATCTGTTCTGCAAACTGTCCCAAAGGCGCAATTTCGTTAAAGAAAAGAGTGACAGAACCGGGAAGTAATCTTACAGAAAATAGGTAA
- a CDS encoding RidA family protein, whose translation MKKEVFTPKGMKVFGGPVAEAAIAGGFAFVSGQIALDPETGDIIHGTIQEETRAALGNLKLLVEEMGATLEDVVKCDVFLSTMKDFDAMNEIYTEFFGTECPPARCGVALELWGGMKIEVGAIVKL comes from the coding sequence ATGAAGAAAGAAGTATTTACCCCAAAGGGAATGAAAGTGTTCGGAGGCCCTGTGGCTGAGGCTGCCATTGCAGGCGGTTTTGCCTTTGTCTCAGGACAGATAGCCCTTGACCCTGAGACAGGAGACATTATTCACGGAACCATCCAGGAGGAAACAAGAGCAGCTCTTGGCAACCTGAAACTGCTGGTGGAGGAGATGGGGGCAACTCTGGAGGATGTGGTGAAATGCGATGTGTTCTTATCCACAATGAAGGATTTTGATGCCATGAATGAAATATACACAGAATTTTTCGGCACGGAATGTCCTCCTGCAAGATGCGGTGTTGCCCTTGAGCTCTGGGGAGGCATGAAGATTGAAGTGGGAGCCATTGTAAAACTGTAA
- a CDS encoding AAA family ATPase, protein MDRRYSHDIEVQLMGRPGVLLFGEKVSFPYQKVEGLFYYLCVNSQISRSQAISVLWAESSESIARKNLRDAVYNIRKVLGQDILTVEGNTLIVLNRQRDIDIDIEHITRENLLESWKGEFLQFFFVKNCYEFEAWAEGERSERKRSYIKALQLKIMGQKIGHGLEFLEESGRILIQNEVLDEELYRIIMKKLAEAGRYLSAMEIFQSLKTFLEKEVEETPEEETQKLYEKISDMKNRLKRRPKERGEYFFGRTDILYDIYSRIGTRDGDMERRYRSFLITGEPGVGKSMLLEQIGRMVEDSDYLMFTWACCETEKDLYLMPWHGIMAKVDEYCKKNGLDVESPTDILLRQNASDVQFFMTRFEILTESVFRYLTKYFRDRKILLFIDDIQWMDSMSMRLMSNLLFRMGQGQMLVVAASREDDGDDIKSFKIPLIGRGILKEIELKPFTLEEARQVIEETDAGILDNPRLVEQIYKKTQGNPLFFMESLRLYERKENGAAFTDRMSNVIQSRLLSLSRRERVMLDIVSIFSLPVTKGEINQILGMEELQLLQILEPLLDKKILYEKLVSGEVHYGFRHQIIREYVYSCLPKEKKDIYHNYIARYYEQEYQRHRNLGTCSLVIHHYEQCGDRYKMYWYKVEYLEAFYRISYDFYPMLARKAVFSGNIDGFLAKEDELVELAEEIRLLQETDSRMTPIRMRVEYLLGRYEMFVRDCHRGKKYIEKSLELAKEISDRNYIFYNYLQLILYGDLTGQNAFMQNVIETCMAFMRDCTHHHLEEECMLIRYLGICMMKDGEYQQAEKLFMEAVKRLDHADDRTEHYRRELSACHHHMGICYIRQKKWDMASGCLKRAVEIGEKYMVSGEAGVFYSDMSLVLCRMGDLKGANAFAEKARSCFMQAGSLWGEAKTDLCCALIAEAEGRPEEGKRCRELADRTAKKLDSSFLWEELKMMEN, encoded by the coding sequence ATGGATAGAAGATATTCTCATGACATAGAAGTTCAGCTTATGGGACGGCCGGGTGTACTGCTTTTTGGGGAAAAGGTTTCTTTTCCCTATCAGAAGGTGGAAGGCCTGTTTTATTATTTGTGTGTGAATAGCCAGATATCCAGAAGCCAGGCAATCAGCGTTTTGTGGGCAGAAAGCAGTGAATCCATTGCCAGGAAGAATCTGCGGGACGCTGTCTATAATATCAGAAAAGTGCTGGGACAGGACATTCTCACCGTTGAAGGCAACACGTTGATCGTTCTGAACCGGCAAAGGGATATAGATATAGACATTGAACATATTACAAGGGAAAACCTGCTGGAAAGCTGGAAAGGGGAATTTCTCCAGTTTTTCTTTGTGAAGAATTGTTATGAGTTTGAAGCTTGGGCAGAAGGGGAAAGGTCTGAGCGGAAACGAAGCTACATAAAGGCACTGCAGCTTAAAATTATGGGGCAGAAGATTGGACATGGGCTAGAATTTCTGGAAGAGAGCGGCAGGATCCTCATACAGAACGAGGTGCTTGACGAGGAACTATACCGCATTATCATGAAAAAACTGGCGGAGGCGGGAAGATATCTTTCCGCTATGGAAATCTTCCAGTCCCTGAAAACCTTTCTGGAGAAAGAAGTGGAGGAGACGCCTGAGGAGGAGACACAGAAGCTTTACGAGAAAATATCGGATATGAAGAACAGGCTGAAACGCCGGCCCAAGGAGAGGGGAGAATATTTTTTCGGAAGAACGGATATTCTCTATGACATCTATTCCCGTATCGGCACAAGGGACGGGGATATGGAAAGGCGGTATCGTTCTTTTCTTATTACAGGGGAACCGGGCGTGGGGAAGAGTATGCTCCTGGAACAGATCGGGAGAATGGTGGAGGACTCGGATTATCTGATGTTTACCTGGGCCTGCTGTGAGACGGAGAAAGATCTATATCTGATGCCGTGGCATGGGATCATGGCAAAGGTGGATGAATACTGTAAGAAAAACGGATTGGATGTGGAGTCCCCCACAGATATTCTGCTGCGGCAGAACGCTTCGGATGTACAGTTTTTTATGACCCGTTTTGAAATACTGACAGAGTCGGTCTTCCGATACCTGACAAAGTATTTCCGTGACAGAAAGATCCTGCTTTTTATTGATGATATTCAGTGGATGGATTCCATGAGTATGCGGCTTATGAGTAATCTGCTGTTCCGCATGGGGCAGGGGCAGATGCTTGTGGTGGCTGCCAGCAGGGAGGATGACGGCGATGACATTAAAAGCTTCAAGATCCCTCTGATCGGAAGGGGAATCCTGAAAGAAATTGAGTTAAAGCCATTTACCCTGGAGGAAGCCAGGCAGGTTATTGAGGAAACCGATGCAGGTATTTTGGACAATCCGCGGCTTGTGGAACAGATTTATAAAAAGACCCAGGGAAATCCCCTGTTTTTTATGGAATCCCTGCGGCTGTATGAGCGAAAAGAGAACGGCGCTGCATTTACGGACAGAATGTCAAATGTTATCCAGAGCCGCCTGTTAAGCCTCTCCAGACGGGAAAGGGTCATGCTGGATATTGTGTCCATTTTCTCCCTGCCTGTGACCAAAGGGGAGATCAATCAGATCCTGGGTATGGAGGAACTGCAGCTTCTGCAGATATTGGAGCCTCTGCTGGATAAAAAGATCCTTTATGAAAAACTGGTGAGCGGTGAAGTACACTATGGGTTCCGCCATCAGATCATCCGCGAATATGTATACAGCTGCCTGCCAAAAGAAAAAAAGGATATATACCATAATTACATTGCCAGGTATTATGAACAGGAGTACCAGCGCCATAGGAATCTGGGGACCTGTTCCCTGGTCATCCATCACTATGAACAGTGTGGGGACCGGTATAAAATGTATTGGTACAAAGTGGAGTATTTGGAGGCGTTCTACAGGATTTCCTATGACTTTTATCCTATGTTAGCAAGGAAAGCGGTATTCAGCGGTAATATCGACGGCTTTTTGGCAAAGGAAGACGAGCTTGTGGAGCTGGCGGAGGAGATCAGGCTCCTGCAGGAGACGGATTCCCGGATGACGCCCATACGCATGCGTGTGGAATATCTTCTCGGGCGTTATGAGATGTTTGTCAGGGACTGCCACAGAGGAAAAAAATACATTGAGAAGAGCCTGGAACTGGCAAAGGAGATCTCAGACAGGAATTATATTTTTTACAATTACCTGCAGCTTATTTTATACGGAGACCTGACAGGCCAGAATGCGTTTATGCAAAATGTGATCGAAACCTGCATGGCTTTTATGAGGGACTGTACCCATCATCATCTGGAGGAGGAGTGTATGCTGATACGGTATCTGGGCATCTGTATGATGAAAGACGGAGAGTATCAGCAGGCAGAGAAGCTTTTTATGGAGGCAGTAAAACGCCTTGACCATGCAGATGACAGAACTGAGCATTACAGAAGAGAGTTGTCAGCCTGCCATCACCATATGGGAATCTGTTATATCAGGCAAAAGAAGTGGGATATGGCCAGCGGCTGTTTAAAAAGAGCAGTGGAAATCGGAGAGAAATATATGGTATCCGGTGAGGCGGGGGTATTCTACTCAGATATGAGTCTTGTGCTGTGCCGGATGGGAGATTTGAAGGGGGCAAATGCATTTGCCGAGAAAGCACGTTCCTGTTTTATGCAGGCCGGTTCCCTGTGGGGGGAGGCCAAGACGGATCTGTGCTGCGCGCTGATCGCAGAGGCGGAAGGCAGACCGGAAGAGGGAAAACGCTGCCGGGAGCTTGCGGACCGGACAGCTAAGAAATTAGACAGTAGTTTTTTATGGGAAGAACTGAAAATGATGGAAAATTAG
- a CDS encoding HAL/PAL/TAL family ammonia-lyase yields the protein MKEEKMTKVVLGRKLTIEEFMAVVRFHAEVDFSPEYRQRVERSRKIVETCVEEERVVYGTTTGFGALVTKTIGKEDAEKLQRNIILTHSTSVGEPFKEEEVRAIILMVLQSLGMGMSGVRMELLEHYRDFLNKNLIPCTPREGSVGYLCAEGHIAAALIGEGRMYYRGELSDSRTALRKAGMEPLAPSYKEGLALLNGTSSPTALAAMGIYDLLKAVESADVVAAMSFEMLNGLLRAYDDRVLNCRPQKELLETAALIKQMLRGSQVIKKAEGTHVQDPLSLRCIPQLHGAVKKTLRDAWAAIEVEINGCADNPIVCGEPDDPQVFSNGNPDASYVGIEMDSACIAATAAAKMSERRNVRFLDEKLSEHPYFLIKKPGLNSGLMIPQYTQAGLLNDMKILSTPASVDSVTTSANQEDYVSMGYNACKKALSVAEKFEYVLAIELLSAYQAQQFVDASLARGEGTGAVLEAMKDLVPVMEEDIYIYPCLEKLKDWIHDGGLLKSARTVLDK from the coding sequence ATGAAGGAAGAAAAAATGACAAAAGTAGTTTTAGGCAGGAAACTGACCATAGAGGAATTTATGGCAGTGGTGCGTTTTCATGCGGAGGTGGATTTTTCCCCGGAATACAGGCAGCGGGTAGAGAGATCCAGAAAAATTGTGGAGACATGCGTGGAGGAGGAGCGGGTAGTCTATGGCACAACCACAGGTTTTGGAGCCTTGGTCACAAAGACCATAGGAAAAGAGGACGCGGAAAAATTACAGCGTAATATTATCCTGACCCATTCCACCAGTGTGGGGGAGCCTTTCAAAGAGGAAGAGGTAAGGGCCATTATCCTGATGGTTTTACAGAGCCTTGGCATGGGTATGAGCGGTGTGCGGATGGAGCTTTTGGAGCATTACCGGGACTTTTTGAATAAGAATCTCATACCCTGCACGCCACGGGAAGGTTCGGTGGGATATCTGTGCGCGGAGGGACATATTGCGGCAGCTTTGATCGGAGAGGGAAGGATGTATTACCGGGGGGAGCTGTCTGACAGCAGGACCGCACTTAGGAAGGCCGGCATGGAGCCGTTGGCACCCAGCTACAAGGAAGGGCTTGCGCTTCTGAACGGGACTTCCTCCCCTACGGCCCTGGCAGCTATGGGTATTTACGATCTGCTGAAAGCAGTGGAATCTGCTGACGTGGTGGCAGCCATGTCTTTTGAGATGCTGAACGGGCTACTGCGGGCCTACGATGACAGAGTGCTCAACTGCCGCCCCCAGAAAGAACTTTTGGAGACGGCTGCCCTTATCAAGCAGATGCTCCGTGGTTCCCAGGTGATAAAGAAGGCAGAGGGTACCCATGTGCAGGATCCCTTGTCACTGCGGTGTATCCCGCAGCTTCACGGCGCGGTGAAGAAGACCCTGCGGGATGCCTGGGCGGCAATTGAGGTGGAGATCAACGGATGTGCGGATAATCCCATAGTATGTGGGGAGCCTGATGACCCGCAGGTGTTTTCCAACGGAAATCCGGATGCCTCCTATGTGGGGATCGAGATGGATTCCGCCTGTATTGCAGCCACAGCGGCGGCGAAAATGTCGGAGCGCAGAAATGTGCGCTTCCTGGATGAAAAACTGTCGGAACATCCTTACTTCCTGATCAAAAAACCTGGCCTGAATTCCGGCCTTATGATACCCCAGTATACACAGGCAGGGCTTCTGAATGATATGAAGATCCTGTCCACTCCGGCTTCCGTGGACAGTGTGACCACAAGTGCCAATCAGGAAGACTATGTATCCATGGGATACAATGCCTGTAAAAAAGCGCTTAGTGTAGCAGAAAAATTCGAGTATGTCCTGGCGATCGAACTGCTCTCCGCTTACCAGGCACAGCAGTTTGTGGACGCATCCCTGGCAAGGGGAGAGGGAACCGGGGCTGTACTGGAGGCAATGAAAGACCTGGTCCCTGTCATGGAGGAGGATATTTATATATACCCCTGCCTGGAGAAACTCAAAGACTGGATCCATGACGGCGGGCTTTTAAAAAGTGCCCGGACAGTACTGGATAAATAA
- a CDS encoding sodium:solute symporter family protein, whose product MTIIDNIVVVICFIGILAVGYYFSKTSQDMDSFYKANRALPWSLVVGTLMASWYGGAGVVGTVGYSTTMGFAGFFIWSIGAHAVRFPLALWVAPRISVKAKGTIPDLLRVHYGKFAAVLGAIVIVITCLSIGEIAAVGYVGEGAWHADKIMVAAIVVAISIVVTCLGGLMGVAVTDMIFFFLMVTCVSSAFPKLFFSVGGLEGIKAALSGPAPEMLTAFGGIPVPQAAILIILCINLYKDPAFYQRFAAANSPKTGKRAMLLCFSIWLSFDVVTIMTGTIIRVRDTALAVQPEVTYVATVIEYLPVVARGLFVVGILGAIISTLDSYYLIGGEIISNDIIYMLRGDKKLKDKVSITITRVAAVIFGIIGLFTAFRFDRVYDAFLFLSSISMTLLFVPIIAALMFDGRKTNVAGVASMLVGGVTWIIFQYVWPVTISGVTIDPVLIGLPLSFVAFLIGNRFGKDLNAERRLKGM is encoded by the coding sequence ATGACCATTATTGACAACATAGTAGTCGTGATCTGTTTCATCGGTATTCTGGCAGTAGGATATTATTTTTCCAAGACCTCACAGGATATGGACAGTTTTTACAAAGCAAACCGGGCCCTGCCCTGGTCTTTGGTGGTGGGTACCCTGATGGCATCCTGGTACGGCGGCGCAGGTGTTGTGGGAACCGTAGGCTATTCCACAACCATGGGTTTTGCAGGATTTTTTATCTGGTCGATCGGTGCCCATGCGGTGCGTTTTCCCCTGGCCCTGTGGGTGGCACCCAGAATTTCCGTGAAGGCAAAGGGAACCATCCCTGACCTTCTGCGGGTGCATTACGGAAAATTTGCGGCTGTCCTGGGCGCGATCGTTATTGTGATCACCTGTCTGTCGATCGGTGAGATCGCAGCAGTGGGATATGTAGGCGAAGGTGCCTGGCATGCGGATAAAATCATGGTGGCAGCCATTGTAGTTGCCATTTCCATTGTAGTCACCTGTCTGGGCGGCTTAATGGGGGTAGCTGTGACGGATATGATCTTCTTTTTCCTGATGGTTACCTGTGTATCCTCCGCATTCCCAAAACTGTTTTTCAGCGTGGGCGGACTGGAAGGCATCAAAGCGGCCCTGAGCGGTCCGGCTCCGGAGATGCTCACTGCGTTCGGCGGAATTCCTGTTCCGCAGGCTGCTATTCTGATCATTCTCTGTATCAACCTGTATAAGGACCCTGCGTTTTATCAGAGATTTGCAGCAGCCAACTCTCCGAAAACAGGCAAAAGAGCCATGCTTTTATGTTTTTCCATCTGGCTGTCCTTCGACGTGGTCACCATTATGACAGGGACCATTATCCGCGTCCGTGACACAGCACTGGCTGTGCAGCCGGAAGTTACCTATGTGGCTACCGTGATCGAGTATCTGCCTGTTGTGGCAAGAGGCTTGTTTGTGGTAGGTATTCTGGGAGCCATCATCTCCACGCTGGACAGTTATTACCTGATTGGCGGAGAGATCATCTCTAATGATATTATTTACATGCTCAGAGGAGACAAAAAGCTGAAGGATAAGGTCAGCATTACGATCACAAGAGTGGCAGCAGTTATTTTCGGTATTATCGGTCTCTTTACCGCATTCCGATTTGACCGCGTGTATGACGCGTTCCTGTTTTTGAGCAGTATCAGTATGACGCTGTTGTTTGTGCCAATCATTGCGGCCCTGATGTTTGACGGCAGAAAGACGAATGTGGCAGGTGTTGCCAGTATGCTTGTAGGTGGTGTTACCTGGATCATATTCCAGTATGTATGGCCTGTTACCATATCAGGCGTAACCATTGACCCGGTTCTCATCGGTCTGCCCCTCTCCTTTGTGGCCTTCCTCATTGGAAACCGCTTTGGTAAGGATTTGAACGCAGAACGCAGACTGAAAGGAATGTAA
- a CDS encoding trimethylamine methyltransferase family protein: protein MLINQIKQTELETIHEKTLYLLEHVGVDFEHPELLELYRKQGLRTEGNRVYFDKETVERALSTAPASFVMKTPFEELKIGEGGQAICSASGSRKILRDNKVYDPTPEDYVNIRKLDASSNMINLSSSPLTYIPAFPKERAEVIKGALTLKYSTHPVIMSCFGKTDAEETIQLARDFYDTDEGYYTIGVGNVISPMRYAKDDIEGQLAYTKRNLPVVIACCAIPGMTSPVTLGGTIVQNNAEVLAGVIMTQLVNPGAPVVYGNTTYVSNMRKAMPVSWGCEEAVFIQYAKAMADYYHIPCRTGGSLSMGKELDYQNGAETAMSLMTSLDVKADFIFHSFGEMDGLNVFSFEKYVLDEQIMAARKSVESIDIFSEEDMDLETISEVGPGGNYLAEEETILRYRTEIYYPELYSLENYADWERNGRVSVEQKAKERVEKRLREYTPPKFTAKQRAVLEKALEGFDL from the coding sequence ATGTTAATAAATCAGATAAAACAAACGGAACTGGAGACTATTCATGAAAAGACTCTGTATCTGCTGGAGCATGTAGGTGTGGATTTTGAGCACCCTGAGCTTTTGGAACTGTACAGGAAACAGGGGTTACGCACAGAGGGGAACCGGGTGTATTTTGACAAAGAAACAGTGGAGCGTGCACTGTCCACAGCACCGGCCAGCTTTGTGATGAAGACACCTTTTGAGGAACTGAAGATCGGTGAGGGGGGACAGGCCATTTGTTCCGCATCAGGGTCCAGGAAAATCCTGAGGGACAATAAAGTCTATGACCCCACACCGGAGGACTATGTGAATATCCGTAAGCTGGATGCGTCCAGCAATATGATCAACCTGTCCAGCTCTCCGCTGACCTATATACCGGCATTTCCAAAGGAGAGGGCAGAGGTGATCAAAGGGGCGCTTACCCTGAAATATTCCACTCATCCTGTCATCATGTCCTGCTTCGGTAAGACGGACGCAGAGGAGACCATACAGCTTGCACGTGATTTTTACGATACGGACGAGGGGTATTACACCATAGGCGTGGGAAATGTTATTTCGCCCATGCGCTATGCCAAGGATGACATAGAAGGACAGCTTGCCTATACAAAAAGAAATCTTCCTGTGGTAATTGCCTGCTGCGCCATACCGGGCATGACAAGTCCTGTAACACTGGGCGGCACCATTGTCCAGAACAACGCGGAGGTGCTGGCAGGTGTCATCATGACCCAGCTTGTGAATCCGGGGGCGCCGGTTGTCTACGGAAATACCACCTATGTCTCCAATATGAGAAAGGCCATGCCTGTTTCCTGGGGCTGTGAGGAAGCAGTGTTTATCCAGTATGCAAAGGCTATGGCAGACTACTATCACATTCCCTGCCGCACCGGCGGTTCCCTGTCTATGGGGAAAGAGCTGGATTACCAGAACGGCGCGGAGACAGCCATGTCCCTTATGACCAGCCTGGATGTAAAGGCAGACTTTATTTTCCATTCCTTCGGGGAGATGGATGGCCTGAATGTATTCAGCTTTGAGAAATATGTGCTGGATGAACAGATAATGGCTGCCAGAAAATCTGTGGAGAGTATTGACATTTTCTCAGAGGAAGATATGGATCTGGAAACCATCTCGGAGGTAGGGCCGGGAGGAAATTACCTGGCAGAGGAGGAGACGATCCTGCGCTACCGGACAGAGATATATTATCCGGAGCTTTACAGTCTGGAAAATTATGCGGATTGGGAGCGGAACGGAAGAGTCTCCGTAGAACAAAAAGCAAAAGAACGGGTGGAAAAACGCCTGAGAGAATACACACCGCCAAAGTTCACGGCGAAGCAGAGAGCTGTGCTTGAGAAGGCTCTGGAGGGATTTGACCTGTAA